From the Mangifera indica cultivar Alphonso chromosome 10, CATAS_Mindica_2.1, whole genome shotgun sequence genome, one window contains:
- the LOC123226792 gene encoding putative disease resistance protein RGA1, which translates to MAETIVSVIAGELLSKVMSLTSNKISLGWGVKNDVQELAGTLNTIKAVLLDAEEKQTQNEKLRVWLEKLKEVCYDVEDVLDKIEVKDLCKQVMNGQSIPRKVRHFCSSSNPIIFRFRLGHKIKEINERLAKIAAEKDDFNLTEKICSNNILSWERETHSFVHASDVIGRDKDTEEVMKILLCPSDGHENVSVISIVGIGGLGKTTLAKLVYNDEKVGDYFKLKMWICVSDKFSLKRLLIDIINSAIGQKYNHMSMDQLQTILRDIIRDKKYLLVLDDIWNENYELWCDLRNLLIECVSGSKIIVTTRSDRVALIMGSVSIYKLKGLSLNQCLSVFVKYAFKEGQEKQHPNLIEIGKEIVKKCRGVPLAVRALGSLLYSSTSEQDWINVRDNEIWKLDQKDNSILLALRISYNNLSPPLKQCFVYCSIFPKDFTFYDVNLVKFWMANGLLQAHNENEDLENIGVQYIKELLWRSFFQDIKDFGNGVYSFKMHDLMHDVATSLFRNEGLIVKGSNQIATKTSYRHLLFHHLDASQVEAPIFLPNLGNLRSIMFFQHVGENIIISQSFLELIVSRFQFLRALYLTNLGIEAVPKRIGSLKHLRYLSLSFNPKIKKLPTSIYKLQSLQYLSLDGCEKLEELGEDVKYLISLRALVLTTVQKHLPNNGIGCLNSLRFLIIHNCSKLEYLCEDIGRLRVIRRLGIFKCPNLISLPRGVRSLSSLEELLLEDCVRLNLDLSIGSDVQHNHEELNGTGPPLRFVRINNLPLVKLPQWLLRSLTNTLQTLRIRNCSNLKALPESMQKLQALGVWNCPELSSLPKDINHLITLRELIIKDCPKLTERCKPEAGEDWRGYQVN; encoded by the coding sequence atggcaGAAACAATTGTCTCTGTTATTGCTGGAGAACTCTTGAGTAAGGTGATGTCCCTTACTTCCAATAAAATCTCCTTGGGATGGGGTGTCAAGAATGATGTACAAGAGCTTGCTGGCACCTTAAACACCATCAAAGCTGTTCTCTTAGATGCTGAGGAGAAACAAACCCAAAATGAGAAGCTGAGAGTTTGGTTGGAAAAGCTTAAGGAGGTTTGCTATGATGTTGAAGATGTTTTGGATAAAATTGAGGTGAAAGATTTGTGTAAGCAAGTGATGAATGGTCAAAGCATTCCAAGAAAGGTACGCCACTTTTGTTCATCTTCAAATCCAATTATTTTCCGTTTTAGGTTGGGCCATAAAATCAAGGAGATTAACGAAAGGCTGGCAAAAATAGCAGctgaaaaagatgattttaatCTCACTGAGAAAATTTgtagtaataatattttaagttggGAGAGAGAAACCCACTCTTTTGTGCATGCTTCAGATGTTATTGGTAGAGATAAAGACACAGAGGaggttatgaaaattttattgtgTCCAAGTGATGGTCATGAAAATGTTTCTGTTATTTCTATTGTTGGAATTGGAGGTTTAGGAAAAACCACACTTGCTAAATTGGTGTATAATGATGAAAAAGTAGGTGattattttaagttgaaaatgtGGATTTGTGTGTCGGataaattttctctaaaaaggcTTTTGATTGACATTATCAATTCTGCGATTGGGcaaaaatataatcacatgAGTATGGACCAATTGCAGACAATCCTACGTGAtattataagagataaaaaatatttgttagtcTTGGATGATATTTGGAATGAAAACTATGAGTTGTGGTGtgatttaagaaatttactAATAGAATGTGTTAGTGGAAGTAAAATCATAGTAACTACACGTAGTGATCGTGTTGCCTTGATTATGGGATCTGTATCTATATACAAGTTAAAAGGTCTTTCTCTTAATCAGTGTTTGTCAGTGTTtgttaaatatgcatttaaagAAGGTCAAGAAAAACAACATCCCAACCTTATAGAGATcggaaaagaaattgttaaaaaatgtaGAGGTGTTCCATTGGCAGTAAGAGCCTTAGGAAGTCTTCTTTATTCCTCAACTTCTGAACAAGATTGGATAAATGTGAGGGATAATGAGATATGGAAGTTAGATCAAAAGGACAATAGCATTTTACTTGCTCTAAGAATAAGTTATAATAACTTGTCACCTCCTTTAAAACAATGTTTTGTCTATTGTTCTATATTTCCAAAAGACTTCACATTTTATGACGTTAACTTGGTTAAGTTTTGGATGGCCAATGGGCTTCTCCAAGCCcacaatgaaaatgaagatttggAAAATATTGGCGtgcaatatataaaagaattattgtGGAGATCTTTCTTTCAAGATATTAAAGATTTTGGTAATGGTGtctattcatttaaaatgcATGATCTAATGCATGATGTTGCCACATCATTGTTTCGAAATGAGGGCTTAATAGTGAAAGGGAGTAACCAAATTGCTACCAAAACTTCTTATCGacatttattatttcatcatttGGATGCAAGTCAAGTAGAAGCTCCAATCTTTCTACCTAACCTAGGTAATTTAAGAAGCATTATGTTTTTTCAACATGTTggagaaaatatcattattagccaatcatttttagaattaattgtCTCAAGATTTCAGTTTTTACGGGCGttatatttaactaatttaGGTATTGAAGCAGTGCCTAAAAGAATTGGCAGTCTAAAGCATTTGAGATATTTGAGTCTATCATTTAAcccgaaaataaaaaaactcccAACTTCTATTTACAAGCTACAAAGTTTGCAATATCTATCACTAGATGGATGCGAGAAACTAGAAGAGTTAGGTGAAgatgttaaatatttaattagtctCAGAGCGTTAGTCTTAACCACAGTGCAAAAGCATCTACCAAATAATGGAATTGGCTGCTTGAATTCTCTtcgatttttaattattcacaaTTGCAGCAAATTAGAATATTTGTGTGAAGATATTGGTCGCCTGAGAGTCATTCGAAGACTAGGCATTTTTAAATGTCCAAATCTTATCTCATTACCACGTGGTGTAAGAAGCCTAAGCTCATTAGAAGAACTTCTTTTGGAAGATTGTGTAAGGCTTAATCTAGATTTGAGCATAGGATCAGATGTGCAACACAATCATGAAGAACTCAATGGCACAGGGCCTCCCCTTCGATTCGTTCGAATTAATAATTTACCACTAGTAAAATTGCCGCAATGGCTTCTCCGCAGTTTGACAAACACCCTGCAAACCTTACGTATTCGTAATTGTTCCAACTTGAAGGCACTACCAGAGTCAATGCAAAAACTTCAAGCTCTTGGGGTTTGGAATTGTCctgaattgtcatctctacccAAGGATATCAATCATCTCATCACTTTGAGAGAACTAATAATTAAAGACTGTCCTAAATTGACGGAAAGATGCAAACCAGAAGCAGGTGAAGATTGGAGAGGTTACCAAGTCAACTGA